In Paracoccus sp. N5, a single window of DNA contains:
- a CDS encoding DUF3445 domain-containing protein → MTITFNKESFRGDYSYHNSPAAIRRFPFPFDRDEYMYSVNMEPHRAAGPDHSVFQRRFDVDEHYVAEMADRAITLQRDPGRCQSLPHMRLAGWDLLELIMTAKSEDYPDLFELHRDGDRWRWVNKPLGIDDSFTFMDDLSLPYGPMEYITRQTQGDFALLDQRENNLWMDAGMVTSQADWSLDFDIGMNFFEWHAPVPRAAEMGIFQRALKFLLNVQQDTPARRLNWTMTVNPRLDTSPETYPEWGPEKRTLTPENVGQKQYLRVELQTFFRLPRSNAIVFPIRCYLCALEDIVKVPKWGRRLHRVIRDVPDDLATYKGFLVNKPLIVEYLSQFDDGAPTSPGIYPD, encoded by the coding sequence ATGACCATCACCTTCAACAAGGAAAGCTTTCGCGGCGACTACAGCTATCACAACTCGCCCGCCGCGATCCGCCGCTTTCCCTTCCCCTTCGACCGCGACGAATACATGTATTCGGTGAACATGGAGCCGCATCGCGCCGCCGGTCCCGACCACAGCGTGTTCCAGCGCCGCTTCGACGTGGACGAGCATTACGTAGCCGAGATGGCGGACCGCGCCATCACGCTGCAGCGCGACCCGGGCCGCTGCCAGTCGCTGCCGCATATGCGGCTGGCGGGCTGGGATCTGCTGGAGCTGATCATGACCGCCAAGTCCGAGGACTATCCGGACCTGTTCGAGTTGCACCGCGACGGCGACCGCTGGCGCTGGGTGAACAAGCCCTTGGGCATCGACGACAGCTTCACCTTCATGGACGATCTCAGCCTGCCCTACGGGCCGATGGAATACATCACCCGCCAGACCCAGGGCGATTTCGCGCTGCTGGACCAGCGCGAGAACAACCTGTGGATGGATGCGGGCATGGTGACCTCGCAGGCCGACTGGAGCCTGGATTTCGACATCGGCATGAACTTCTTCGAATGGCACGCGCCGGTGCCGCGCGCGGCGGAAATGGGCATCTTCCAGCGGGCGCTGAAGTTCCTGCTGAACGTGCAGCAGGACACGCCGGCCCGGCGGCTGAACTGGACCATGACCGTGAACCCGCGGCTGGACACCAGCCCCGAGACCTATCCCGAATGGGGTCCGGAAAAGCGCACGCTGACCCCGGAAAACGTCGGCCAGAAGCAATATCTGCGCGTCGAGTTGCAGACCTTCTTCCGGCTGCCGCGCTCGAACGCCATCGTGTTCCCGATCCGCTGCTATCTCTGCGCGCTCGAGGACATCGTGAAGGTGCCGAAATGGGGCCGCCGGCTGCATCGGGTGATCCGCGACGTGCCGGACGACCTGGCGACCTACAAGGGCTTCCTGGTCAACAAGCCGCTGATCGTCGAATACCTGTCGCAATTCGACGACGGCGCGCCCACCTCGCCCGGCATCTACCCGGACTAG
- a CDS encoding APC family permease, producing MVEQSTTGPMVGATGGDGSAAQGTLHRALDWRGAFWVAAGVPPLVLFSIGGIAGVAGKAAFVVWMLSMCMGFLQSFTYAEMAGMFGNKSGGASVYGATAWLRYSKLIAPLSVWCNWFAWSPVLSLGCAIAAGYILNALFPIPLANAPQVMDWVAANIGSYTAQTQSVIDYIAAHPGTAVDAAIQAVAQADGVAALTPAFRTWEALTLTIPGLGTLHFNATFVIGLILMLMIFAIQHRGISSTAKAQRVMAIVVLVPLLLVGLVPILNGSINTMNVTGIVPPTTAYAATDGMWNIGGWTLFLGAMYIAAWSTYGFETAVCYTAEFKNPETDTFKAIFYSGLLCIVFFFLIPFAFQGVLGHEGMLAPGIVDGTGVGAALAGLVNGGAVVTQILVILMILALFLAIMTAMAGSSRTLYQGSRDGWLPRYLSHVNEHGAPTNAMWTDLGFNLFLLALASDATGYFYVLAISNVGYLTFNFMNLNAGWIHRIDSPHLKRPWRAPTFLIGVNTLLAFVNAMFLGAGAKVWGYSGALWSGLIFASFILPVFWFRHYYQDKGHFPREAMEDLGLSDHGDLGPRRAGILPYLALIAGACVVLFSNWFFQLPT from the coding sequence ATGGTTGAACAATCGACGACCGGCCCGATGGTCGGCGCGACGGGGGGCGACGGCTCGGCCGCGCAGGGAACGCTGCACCGCGCCTTGGATTGGCGAGGAGCCTTCTGGGTGGCGGCCGGGGTGCCGCCCCTGGTCCTGTTTTCCATCGGCGGCATCGCCGGCGTGGCGGGCAAGGCCGCCTTCGTCGTCTGGATGCTGTCCATGTGCATGGGCTTTCTGCAAAGCTTCACCTATGCCGAGATGGCCGGCATGTTCGGCAACAAGTCCGGCGGCGCCTCGGTCTATGGCGCGACGGCCTGGCTGCGCTATTCGAAGCTGATCGCGCCCTTGTCGGTCTGGTGCAACTGGTTCGCCTGGTCGCCGGTGCTGTCCCTGGGCTGCGCCATCGCGGCGGGCTATATCCTGAACGCGCTGTTCCCGATCCCGCTGGCCAATGCGCCGCAGGTGATGGACTGGGTCGCGGCCAATATCGGCAGCTACACGGCGCAGACGCAGTCGGTCATCGACTATATCGCCGCCCATCCCGGCACCGCGGTCGATGCCGCCATCCAGGCGGTGGCCCAGGCCGATGGCGTCGCGGCGCTGACCCCGGCCTTCCGCACCTGGGAGGCGCTGACGCTGACCATTCCGGGCCTCGGCACGCTGCATTTCAACGCGACCTTCGTGATCGGCCTGATCCTGATGCTGATGATCTTCGCGATCCAACACCGCGGGATTTCCTCGACCGCCAAGGCGCAGCGGGTGATGGCGATCGTCGTCCTGGTGCCGCTGCTGCTGGTCGGGCTGGTGCCGATCCTGAACGGCTCGATCAACACGATGAACGTCACCGGCATCGTGCCGCCGACCACCGCCTATGCCGCGACGGACGGGATGTGGAACATCGGCGGCTGGACGCTGTTCCTGGGCGCCATGTATATCGCCGCCTGGTCCACCTATGGTTTCGAGACCGCGGTCTGCTATACGGCCGAGTTCAAGAACCCCGAGACCGACACCTTCAAGGCCATCTTCTATTCGGGCCTTCTGTGCATCGTCTTCTTCTTCCTGATCCCCTTCGCCTTCCAGGGCGTGCTGGGGCATGAGGGGATGCTGGCGCCCGGCATCGTCGACGGCACCGGCGTCGGCGCGGCGCTGGCGGGCCTGGTCAACGGCGGCGCGGTCGTCACGCAGATCCTGGTCATCCTGATGATCCTGGCACTGTTCCTGGCCATCATGACCGCCATGGCCGGATCGTCGCGGACGCTCTACCAGGGCTCGCGCGACGGCTGGCTGCCGCGCTATCTCAGCCATGTCAACGAGCATGGCGCGCCGACCAACGCCATGTGGACGGACCTGGGCTTCAACCTGTTCCTGCTGGCGCTGGCCTCGGATGCGACGGGCTATTTCTACGTGCTCGCCATCTCGAACGTCGGCTACCTGACCTTCAACTTCATGAACCTGAACGCCGGCTGGATCCACCGCATCGACAGCCCGCACCTGAAGCGGCCGTGGCGGGCGCCGACCTTCCTGATCGGGGTGAACACGCTCCTGGCCTTCGTGAACGCCATGTTCCTGGGCGCCGGCGCCAAGGTCTGGGGCTATTCCGGGGCGCTGTGGTCGGGGCTGATCTTCGCCAGCTTCATCCTGCCGGTGTTCTGGTTCCGCCACTATTACCAGGACAAGGGCCATTTCCCGCGCGAGGCGATGGAGGATCTGGGTCTGTCCGATCACGGCGACCTCGGGCCGCGCCGCGCCGGCATCCTGCCCTATCTGGCCCTGATCGCGGGCGCCTGCGTGGTGCTGTTCAGCAACTGGTTCTTCCAGCTGCCGACCTGA
- a CDS encoding dimethylamine monooxygenase subunit DmmA family protein gives MSSPPTQTFTSRPVYATLEPRPCRSALMVADDAGAAALVALAEKAPDLMAKATLLHLQDGFSMAPALRALNPANLVTLGATAELPAALERALDGAAMGLQAFLAGSEGLIAQAQAQLLDAGLPLGAIQSEHRGTAARRMQCVHCKTVAEGVTTDPYICPGCGRALFVRDHFSRRLGAFQGVCIDAETPGEVPEPVEIR, from the coding sequence ATGAGCTCGCCGCCGACCCAAACCTTCACCAGCCGCCCGGTTTACGCGACCCTGGAACCGCGGCCCTGTCGCAGCGCCCTGATGGTCGCCGACGACGCCGGCGCGGCGGCGCTGGTCGCGCTGGCCGAAAAGGCGCCCGACCTGATGGCCAAGGCCACGCTGCTGCATCTTCAGGACGGCTTTTCCATGGCCCCCGCGCTGCGGGCGCTGAACCCGGCAAACCTTGTCACGCTTGGCGCAACCGCCGAACTGCCGGCGGCGCTGGAGCGCGCCCTGGACGGCGCGGCGATGGGCTTGCAGGCCTTTCTCGCCGGCTCCGAGGGGCTGATCGCGCAGGCGCAGGCGCAGCTTCTGGATGCCGGCCTGCCACTGGGCGCGATCCAGTCCGAACATCGCGGCACCGCCGCGCGGCGCATGCAATGCGTGCATTGCAAGACCGTCGCCGAGGGCGTGACGACCGATCCCTATATCTGCCCCGGCTGCGGCCGGGCGCTGTTCGTGCGCGACCATTTCTCGCGCCGGCTGGGCGCCTTCCAGGGCGTCTGCATCGACGCCGAAACCCCCGGCGAGGTGCCTGAACCCGTGGAGATCCGCTGA
- a CDS encoding sarcosine oxidase subunit beta family protein — translation MRYSGFRVIKEALTGHKGWKPIWRNPDPQPSYDYIIVGGGGHGLATAYYLANTFRKARIAVLEKSWLGSGNIGRNTTIIRSNYMLPGNEPFYEFSMKLWENLEQEFNFNAMVSQRGILNLCHTDAQRDAFRRRGNAMIFAGADAELLDREGVRAMYPWLNFDNARFPIKGGLLQRRAGTARHDGVAWGYARGADRAGVDLIQNCEVTGFRIEGGKLRGVETSRGYIAANKVGVAVAGSSGRVMAQAGMRLPIESHVLQAFVSEGLKPTIDGVITFGAGHFYVSQSDKGGLVFGGDIDGYNSYAQRGNMAVIEDVAQGGMALMPAIGRARLLRVWGGIMDMSMDGSPIIDKTPVEGLYLNAGWCYGGFKATPASGYAFAHLLATDTPHDTAKAYRLDRFERGYPIDEKGMGATPNLH, via the coding sequence GTGAGATATTCGGGTTTTCGCGTCATCAAGGAGGCCCTGACGGGCCATAAGGGCTGGAAGCCGATCTGGCGCAATCCCGATCCGCAACCGTCCTATGACTATATCATCGTGGGCGGCGGCGGACATGGGCTGGCCACGGCCTATTACCTGGCCAATACCTTCCGGAAGGCCCGCATCGCGGTCTTGGAGAAAAGCTGGCTGGGCTCGGGCAACATCGGGCGCAACACCACCATCATCCGCTCGAACTACATGCTGCCGGGCAACGAGCCGTTCTATGAATTCTCGATGAAGCTCTGGGAGAACCTCGAGCAGGAGTTCAACTTCAACGCCATGGTCAGCCAGCGCGGCATCCTGAACCTGTGCCATACCGACGCGCAGCGCGACGCCTTCCGCCGCCGCGGCAATGCCATGATCTTCGCCGGCGCCGATGCGGAACTGCTGGACCGCGAGGGCGTGCGGGCCATGTATCCCTGGCTGAACTTCGACAATGCCCGCTTCCCGATCAAGGGCGGGCTCTTGCAGCGCCGGGCCGGGACCGCGCGCCATGACGGCGTGGCCTGGGGCTATGCCCGCGGCGCCGACCGGGCCGGCGTGGACCTGATCCAGAACTGCGAAGTCACCGGCTTCCGCATCGAGGGCGGCAAGCTGCGCGGCGTCGAGACCTCGCGCGGCTATATCGCCGCGAACAAGGTCGGCGTCGCGGTGGCGGGCTCGTCGGGCCGGGTCATGGCCCAGGCGGGCATGCGCCTGCCGATCGAAAGCCACGTGCTGCAAGCCTTCGTCTCCGAGGGGTTGAAACCCACCATCGACGGCGTCATCACCTTCGGCGCCGGGCATTTCTACGTCAGCCAGTCCGACAAGGGCGGCCTGGTCTTCGGCGGCGACATCGACGGCTACAACTCCTATGCCCAACGCGGCAATATGGCGGTGATCGAGGATGTGGCCCAGGGCGGCATGGCGCTGATGCCGGCCATCGGCCGGGCGCGGCTCTTGCGGGTCTGGGGCGGCATCATGGATATGTCGATGGACGGCTCGCCCATCATCGACAAGACGCCCGTCGAGGGGCTCTACCTGAACGCCGGCTGGTGCTATGGCGGCTTCAAGGCCACCCCGGCCTCGGGCTATGCCTTCGCGCATCTTCTGGCCACCGACACGCCGCATGACACCGCCAAGGCCTATCGGCTGGATCGGTTCGAGCGCGGCTATCCCATCGACGAAAAAGGCATGGGCGCGACGCCCAATCTGCACTGA
- a CDS encoding aminomethyltransferase family protein, whose protein sequence is MTNSWRFSTLADRHRALGSELEDWSGMGTAWSYTSGDPDAEYMAIRTKAGLMDVSGLKKVHITGAAASHVIERATTRNLEKLMPGRSVYACMLNDAGKFIDDCVIYRTGPNAFMVVHGAGQGFEQLTMAAYGRDVAVIFDDNLHDLSLQGPLAVDYLAKHVPGIRDLPYFAHMQTSLFGKPVMISRTGYTGERGYEIFVRGQDAGLVWDRILDEGKEMGIIPCRFTTLDMLRTESYLLFFPYDNSEMYPFDNEPGGDTLWELGLDFTVSPGKTGFRGADEHYRLKGKERFKIWGLKLEGDKVPGNGAPVMQDGKQVGVVTQAMHSPLNNWTVAIARLPVELANDGTKLVVNCATHGEIAATTGQMPFFDPEKKRRTAKG, encoded by the coding sequence ATGACGAATTCCTGGCGCTTTTCGACGCTGGCCGACCGCCACCGCGCCCTTGGCTCCGAGCTCGAGGACTGGAGCGGCATGGGCACCGCCTGGTCCTATACCTCGGGCGACCCGGATGCCGAATACATGGCGATCCGCACCAAGGCCGGGCTGATGGACGTGTCGGGCCTGAAGAAGGTCCATATCACCGGCGCCGCCGCCAGCCATGTCATCGAGCGCGCGACCACGCGCAACCTGGAAAAGCTGATGCCCGGCCGCTCGGTCTATGCCTGCATGCTGAACGACGCCGGCAAGTTCATCGACGACTGCGTGATCTATCGCACCGGCCCGAACGCCTTCATGGTGGTGCATGGCGCCGGCCAGGGCTTCGAGCAGCTGACCATGGCCGCCTATGGCCGCGACGTGGCGGTGATCTTCGACGACAACCTGCACGACCTGTCGCTGCAGGGCCCGCTGGCGGTGGACTACCTGGCCAAGCATGTCCCCGGCATCCGCGACCTGCCCTATTTCGCGCATATGCAGACCTCGCTCTTCGGCAAGCCGGTGATGATCTCGCGCACCGGCTACACCGGCGAGCGCGGCTACGAGATCTTCGTGCGCGGCCAGGACGCCGGGCTGGTCTGGGACCGCATCCTGGACGAGGGCAAGGAGATGGGCATCATCCCCTGCCGCTTCACCACGCTCGACATGCTGCGGACCGAAAGCTACCTGCTGTTCTTCCCCTACGACAACAGCGAGATGTATCCCTTCGACAACGAGCCGGGCGGTGATACGCTGTGGGAACTGGGCCTGGACTTCACCGTCTCGCCCGGCAAGACCGGCTTCCGCGGCGCGGACGAGCATTACCGCCTGAAGGGCAAGGAGCGCTTCAAGATCTGGGGCCTGAAGCTGGAAGGCGACAAGGTGCCCGGCAACGGCGCCCCGGTGATGCAGGACGGCAAGCAGGTCGGCGTGGTGACGCAGGCCATGCATTCGCCGCTGAACAACTGGACCGTCGCCATCGCCCGCCTGCCGGTCGAACTGGCGAACGACGGCACCAAGCTGGTCGTGAACTGCGCCACCCATGGCGAGATCGCGGCGACCACCGGCCAGATGCCGTTCTTCGACCCGGAAAAGAAACGCCGCACCGCCAAGGGCTAA
- a CDS encoding GlxA family transcriptional regulator, protein MAEEMLRIGFILTPEYSLMSLTAAVEPLRAANQLAGRALYRPSYHSVAGGFAASTSGGGFATETLPDPAALDLALVVAGGNPLRYEDAALARGLRALQNRKVRLGGISGGAAILARLGLMEGRRFTLHWAHIDALAEHQPDLLIERALYVIDRDRFTCAGGVAALDMMCALIARDHGAGFARQVAEWFIHPRARNADEPQQSPVAERFDLRHPMLAQAVDLMFSHLSDPLTPEQIAAQVGCSPRQLQRLFSDQLGSSMMEFYREMRLRKADELVQQTALSMLDVALVTGFTSAAHFSRLYAARFGMPPARRRQAMRKRP, encoded by the coding sequence ATGGCCGAGGAAATGCTGCGAATCGGCTTCATCCTGACGCCGGAATATTCCCTGATGTCGCTGACCGCCGCGGTCGAGCCGCTGCGCGCAGCGAACCAGCTGGCGGGCCGCGCCCTCTATCGCCCCAGCTATCATTCCGTCGCCGGCGGCTTTGCCGCGTCCACCTCGGGCGGCGGTTTCGCGACCGAGACCCTGCCCGATCCGGCGGCGCTGGACCTGGCGCTGGTCGTCGCCGGCGGCAACCCGCTGCGCTATGAGGATGCGGCGCTGGCGCGGGGGTTGCGGGCGTTGCAGAACCGCAAGGTCCGGCTGGGCGGGATTTCCGGCGGCGCGGCGATCCTGGCCCGGCTGGGGCTGATGGAGGGGCGGCGCTTCACCCTGCACTGGGCGCATATCGACGCCCTGGCCGAGCACCAGCCCGACCTGCTGATCGAGCGCGCGCTTTATGTCATCGACCGCGACCGCTTCACCTGCGCCGGCGGGGTCGCCGCGCTGGACATGATGTGTGCGCTGATCGCCCGCGACCACGGCGCGGGTTTCGCCCGGCAGGTGGCCGAGTGGTTCATCCACCCCCGCGCCCGCAATGCCGACGAGCCGCAGCAATCCCCGGTCGCCGAGCGCTTCGACCTGCGCCACCCCATGCTGGCGCAGGCGGTGGACCTGATGTTCAGCCACCTGTCCGACCCGCTGACGCCCGAGCAGATCGCCGCCCAGGTCGGATGCAGCCCGCGCCAGTTGCAGAGGTTGTTCAGCGATCAACTCGGTTCCTCGATGATGGAGTTCTATCGTGAGATGCGGCTGCGCAAGGCCGACGAGCTGGTGCAGCAGACGGCGTTGAGCATGCTGGACGTGGCGCTGGTCACGGGGTTCACCAGCGCCGCGCATTTCTCGCGGCTTTACGCGGCACGGTTCGGCATGCCGCCGGCACGGCGCCGGCAGGCGATGCGCAAGCGGCCCTAG
- a CDS encoding PDR/VanB family oxidoreductase, with product MQPLILTARETLSPRITRFRFERPDGGPLPLFSGGAHVMVEMQDGDILRRNAYSLISDPEDGSGYEIAVQREDQGRGGSLFMHREAQPGMLMHIGNPVNLFALNLKARKHLLIAGGVGITPFLAQVRELRRLGLPYELHYAVRARDELAALPLLPEDVHVHVSAEGSRMDLGAMLSAQPLGTHLYVCASDRMISTVLDSALALGWPRDALHSEEFLAPAPGEPFEVHCARSHKTLTVGAHESLLEALENAGIDAPWLCRGGACGQCETDVLACDGTIEHHDHWLEPEERARKIMPCVSRFRGRLLTIDR from the coding sequence ATGCAACCCCTGATCCTGACCGCGCGCGAAACGCTGTCGCCCCGCATCACCCGCTTTCGCTTCGAACGCCCCGACGGGGGCCCGCTGCCGCTGTTTTCCGGCGGCGCCCATGTCATGGTCGAGATGCAGGACGGCGACATCCTGCGCCGCAACGCCTATTCGCTGATCTCGGACCCCGAGGACGGCTCGGGCTACGAAATCGCCGTGCAGCGCGAGGACCAGGGCCGCGGCGGCTCGCTGTTCATGCACCGCGAGGCGCAGCCCGGGATGCTGATGCATATCGGCAATCCGGTGAACCTGTTCGCGCTGAACCTCAAGGCTCGCAAGCACCTGCTGATCGCCGGCGGCGTCGGCATCACGCCCTTCCTCGCGCAGGTGCGCGAGCTGCGGCGGCTGGGCCTGCCCTATGAACTGCATTACGCCGTGCGGGCGCGCGACGAGCTGGCCGCCCTGCCCCTGCTGCCCGAGGACGTGCATGTCCATGTCAGCGCCGAAGGCTCGCGCATGGACCTGGGCGCGATGCTGTCGGCGCAGCCGCTCGGCACGCATCTGTATGTCTGCGCCTCGGACCGGATGATCTCGACGGTGCTGGATTCTGCGCTGGCGCTCGGCTGGCCCCGCGACGCGCTGCATTCCGAGGAATTCCTGGCCCCCGCCCCCGGCGAGCCCTTCGAGGTGCATTGCGCGCGCAGCCACAAGACCCTGACCGTCGGCGCCCATGAAAGCCTGCTGGAGGCGCTGGAAAACGCCGGCATCGACGCGCCCTGGCTGTGCCGGGGCGGCGCCTGCGGGCAATGCGAAACCGATGTGCTGGCATGCGACGGCACCATCGAACACCACGACCACTGGCTGGAACCCGAGGAACGCGCCCGCAAGATCATGCCTTGCGTGTCGCGCTTCCGCGGCCGGCTGCTGACCATCGACCGATAG
- a CDS encoding sarcosine oxidase subunit delta, with product MLIPHPLLGLRDSEEFSYLGDATLLERPDGMAADAPQRFYEYQHLRDNPAGVHRELWFHEQGDRSWLVVTRNTVTHEILGAELARDVKLAMLKGGAA from the coding sequence ATGCTGATCCCCCATCCCCTGCTTGGCCTGCGCGACTCGGAAGAGTTTTCGTATCTTGGCGATGCCACCCTGCTGGAGCGTCCCGACGGCATGGCCGCCGACGCGCCGCAGCGCTTCTATGAATACCAGCACCTGCGCGACAACCCGGCCGGCGTCCACCGCGAGCTGTGGTTCCACGAACAGGGCGACCGCAGCTGGCTGGTCGTCACCCGCAACACCGTCACGCATGAGATCCTGGGCGCCGAGCTTGCCCGCGACGTGAAGCTGGCGATGCTGAAAGGCGGTGCGGCATGA